One window from the genome of Bacteroidales bacterium encodes:
- a CDS encoding DUF3332 domain-containing protein: MKNLLKSTAVLAIAGCLTLSSCIGSFGLVGKIHSWNQGIGGKWVNEVVFLAFCIVPVYEVCVLADAIVFNTIEFWSGNNPIAAGEVNNVKGENGMYAVETLENGYKITNEEGVEMKLVYDETSNAWCSVIGEQTMKLVTINTNQSATVHLSNGLDMNVDLTKDGVLALRQALEGSASYVAAK, encoded by the coding sequence ATGAAAAATCTATTAAAATCTACAGCAGTTCTGGCTATTGCCGGTTGCTTGACACTTTCTTCTTGTATCGGTTCATTTGGACTGGTAGGCAAAATTCATTCATGGAACCAGGGTATAGGGGGCAAATGGGTAAACGAAGTTGTATTTCTTGCTTTCTGTATCGTTCCTGTATATGAAGTCTGTGTATTAGCTGATGCCATTGTATTTAACACGATTGAGTTCTGGTCAGGAAATAATCCAATCGCAGCTGGTGAAGTAAACAATGTTAAGGGTGAAAATGGCATGTATGCTGTTGAGACTCTCGAAAATGGCTATAAAATCACTAATGAAGAAGGTGTGGAAATGAAGTTGGTCTATGATGAAACTTCAAACGCATGGTGTTCTGTTATTGGTGAGCAAACTATGAAATTAGTGACCATTAATACCAACCAAAGCGCTACAGTTCATCTTTCTAATGGATTAGATATGAATGTAGACCTGACAAAAGACGGTGTTCTTGCTTTGCGTCAGGCTTTGGAAGGATCAGCATCATATGTTGCTGCTAAATAA